The genomic DNA TACCTTCAAGCTTAACAATACAAGGGTACTATTTCCATTCTACATATTTGGAGATGAGAAGGAGCTCAAGCCCTTCCACATTTTTGAATTCCTTAAGGTTGAAAAAATGGAAAGAGCAGATGTATACCTAACAAATAACACCAAGGTAACAATTCCTAAACCAATTGACATTATGTCAACTAGAGAGTTTATGTACGTTTTCTGTTACGGGACTCTCCTCCCCTCAAGTAACACAACCTGTGATAGTCCAGTCAAAATAAAATATGCAAACCTTCTAACAAAGCCGCCATATGTCGTGGGTAGTGAGTTGCTTTATCCTAAAGACCCGTTTGGGATATATGGAGGGCCAGTTTTACTTGGGTTCGAAATCCAGCCTTCAGACAAAATCTTAGAATTTCTGAAAAGCGATAATTCGGGGAATGAAAGTGTGTTGTTAGGTCTTATTGTGTTATTCGGGGCAGGGCTCTTTATAATAGCCAAGTCGAGGTGATAAAAATGAAGCATGTAAGTCTAGAAATTAGTTCAAGCACTGGAATAATTGCCCTAATAATTTTAGCTCCTTCCTTACTCCTGTACCTCTCTTGGACTGCGTTTATTGACCTTAATCTTTCAGGAATTGGTGGAGCTAAACTTTTGAAAACTGTCCCCCTAGCCGACGTTGAAGAAACCCTAGCTCAATTCGAAACTTCTCTAGCTCCATTTATTCAGGATGTCTCCACAGAGCAGATGAAAGCGTTTAACAGGGGGATTAGGACGTCTCTCATAGGAGCTTTTCTTGTAACATCTGTTTTGACCGCACTAACTTTCGGGAAAGCATTGTCAACGGGCACAATAATTTACGACATAGGACTAGTAAGAAACAAGAAGAAGGTGTTCTTTCATAGAATAGCTCCACTTATATTATACTCCCTCTTCCTAGCCTCTATACTGACCATAGGACTCGCAGCAATATTTCCCCTTACGGGAGTTAAAGCCCTAAAGTCCGATCTTGTGATCTTGCTTTTGGTAATGATTCTCTCCTCTCTTTGGGGAGTTTTCCTTTCTGCAACATTAAGTGCTATATCTAAGGAGTATGCGTATTCGATCCTAATGTCTTTTTTAGTAGCTGGTATCTTCCTTACATTAGAGAACGTTGGTGACCTTGTTTTCCCCTTCTTCAGACTACTCGTTTGGTTATCAACCTCAGGACAAATACCCCTCGGAAAATGGGGATTAATTGGAACGACTTTGTTTGCAGTGTCTCCAGCTTTGTCCTTAAAGGCATTTGAAAGGGGGGATTACTATTGAAAGTAAGCATTAAAAAAGCCTTTTTGATGTCAACTATACTCTTCGTACTGACGCTATCAGGTCTCTTTTACCATGCATCTAACAAAATCGTAGAAGTGCAATTTCTTACTTTTAACGACGAAAATCAAAATCTTTATTCCGTTTGCATGGAAGAAGTTGTTCTCCCTTTCGCCGGAAAGTATAAAATAGAGGGGACTAATGTCACAGTCTTTACCGCAGAAGGCAGATTTGACAAAAATTTCAGCACAAGTATTCGTGCCGTCGGAGTAGCAGCAGTCATAAAGAATAAGGGAAAAACTGCCATCATACTGAAACCTGAAATAGAGTTTCCGCTGTTCTACGTGGTATTAGTATTAATTGCAGGAGGGGGAACGACATATGCTCTTAGAGTGTTCAAACTTGAGTAAATCATATGGAAAAATCAAAGCCCTTGACAACGTCAGTTTTACTCTCGAGAAAGGCCTTTCATATATACTTGGCCCCAATGGGAGTGGAAAAACAACTTTTATCAAGATAGTCAGCAATATAATACCTCCTGACTCAGGAGAGATAAAGATCCTTAAAAAACACTATCTTAATCTTAAGCCCAACGATATATCTTTTTCTTATGAAAAAACTGTGTTCCCATCTTCAATCAGGATCATTGACTACCTCCACACGATTGGAGAATTTCGAGGAAATGATAACACAGATGAAATTCTCTCACTCTTTGACTTAGAAAGCGTCAAGACAAAGAAATTTGGAGAACTTTCTCAAGGATACAAAAGAAGATTTCTAGTAGCTAGTGCTTTTGTTGGCTTTCCGAAAGTGGTTTTTCTTGACGAGCCCTTCAGCAACGTAGATATAATTGCAAAGAAGAAAATGATGGAAACATTTCTCGAACTAAAGAAGAAAATTAACATAATCATTGTATCCCACGTTTTCATTAACATAGACAAAGTCGACAGCATTGTAGTTTTACACAATGGCAAAGTGATAAAAAACTTGATGAAAAACGAATTGAAAAACATAAGTGGGTTTAGAGCAGTATTTGAAGATGGAACAGTTATCATCAATAACGTAGGAGAGATAAACAGGCTTGTTTCCCAGGGTAAAAGAATAGTGTCAATTGAACCATTGTCACTTGAAAAATGGCTAGCTGAGCAGTTTTAAATAAAATGCTAGCCCTCCTCCCTGTATGGTGCCGTAATAACTTTTCTAATTTCTCTCGCTATCTTTTCCCCTATCCCCTCAACCTTCATCAATTCAGCTTCACTCGCTGTAAAAACCCTCTCAACCGTCCCAAAATGTCTGAGTAACCTCTTTGCTAATGTTGCTGAAACGTGGGGTAGTCCTTCAACTATGAGCCTCTGCCTCTCGGCCAACGTTACTGCCTTTTTCTCGCTCCTTATCCTCACTTCCCTCTCCTTTTCCTCCTGCTCCCTCTTCGCTATCAGGAATATGTACTGGGCAGTCTCTTCAGGGTTTGAAGAGAATATTACCGGGACGCCAAAATCAACTGTTACCGCGGCAATTGCACCCCTTATCGCGTTTGGATGAACGTTCCTTATCCCATAGAGCTGACCTTCGATGATCATTATGGGCCTGGGGTAGGCCTCTTTAAGCCTCTTAACTTGATCGAAAAGCCTTCCATCTATGATAGACTGAATAAAATCATTAGCTGATTTCCTCTCTATCGCAACGTCCTCGCTAACTATGTAATCCCCAACATCCAAAGTTTTAAACTCAAGCTTAATGCCCAGGGTTTTCAATCTCTTAACCACTTCACTCCTTAATTCTCTGCTGTCAACGACGACCTTAATCCCTTTCTTTTCTTCCCTACCCTTCTCTTCCTTAGGTTCTTCCCGAGAGAGCCACGCCTCAAGCCCCTTCTTCTCACTTTCAACCTTTTGAACAAAAGCTTCAAGAGATGTCTGCCTCTGTTTCTTTATCATCTGACTTACCTTTCTTATTGTCTCCTGCATTATCTTTTCTTTCTGCCTTGAGCTCCAGTAGTAGGCTTCATCCCTAGTCCCCTTAGCCATAAGAATTACAACCCTACCCGGCCTGTGCCTTCCAGTCCTTCCCCTCCTTTGTATACTCCTTATCGCGGAGGGAACAGGCTCGTAGAATACCACAAGGTCAACCTCTGGAACATCCAATCCTTCCTCCCCCACGCTCGTCGCAACTAAAACGTTGAACTCTCCCCTTGCAAAGGCGTCAAGAACGAGCTTTTGCTCCCTCTGGCTCATTCCCCTATCGTTTTCCTTACTTGCCTGACCGACGAATCTCTTCACCTTAAAGCCTTCTTTACTCAGCTCTTCCACAAGCTTCTTTGCTGTCTCCCTATAGTTCGTAAATACTATTATCTTTGAATTTGGCTTTTCCTTGATCTGTTCTTTTATTAGCTCCTTTAGCTTGTCCATTTTTGGATGGTCAAGCCCAAGCTCCCTAGCTTGGACAAGCAAACTTATTGCCTTCTTCATCCTCTTGTCTGAAAATAGTTCTTTGCTCGCTTTGGTTGATCCTGACCTTGCCTCCTCATAGAGCTTCTTTAGGTAAGCCCTCAGGGCCGATAAACCCTGAGTTTCCAACAGCTCTATAGCGTGGTGGAGCTTCAGGGCCATTGCGTGGAACAGGAGGTACTTCCTCAAATCGTGATTGCCTTTGGCCATCTCCTCGTTTATTATCTGCCCAGCCCGCAAAATTTCTTTCTTAGGTATATCGGGAGAAGAGGAATCTATGAGGGCGGCTTCGGCCAAGGGTTTTAAGGTGTCCCTAAGCATTTCCCTCAACAGCTTCCTAACTTCTTTGTACAGTTCGGGTAGATCGACTCTTATCCATTCAAACTTTATTCCCTGGACGTAGGGCCTAACATCGGGAGAGCTTTCCGAACGGTACTCAACATGCTCTATCCCCAGGTTATTCAGGACTTCTATAATTTTCTCAGGAGTGCTTCCAGGAGAGGCCGTTAGCCCTATAACAAGGGGATTCTTTGCCTGCTCTCTGTACTCCTTGGCTATGTACACATAGGCGTAGTTGCCCACTGCCCTGTGGGCTTCATCGAATATCAACAGAACTACATCCTCTAAACTTATCCTACCAACGAGGAGATCATTTTCAATAGTTTGAGGAGTTGCCACTATAACCTTAGCCCTAGCCCAAGCCCTCTGCCTATCACTTGGGCTTTTTTCACCCGTAAGAGCAACTATCTTATCCTGGGGAAGATTAAAGAACTTCCTAAACGTTTCAGCATGTTGGAGGACTAGGGGCTTAGTGGGGGCCAACATTAAGACTTTACCACCGTACTTACTTAACCTATAATCTGCGATCATCATGGCTATTATCGTCTTACCTAACCCGGTTGGGAGGACTATTAGGCAGTTTCTCTCCTTGCACTTAGCGTATATGACTTCCTGATACAACCTTGGTTGAAGTAACTCCTTTTTCAGGTACATCCTATCACTTCTTTAGTTCTGTGAGAATTGTATTTAAGAGCTCTTCACTGTTAACTGCTATTATGTCAAGCTTCTCGGTGGCACTAAACGAAACTTCTATGTCCCTACCATCTGAATCCTTGACTAATGCACCCGCTTCCCTAGCTATTATAACTCCAGCTGCTATGTCAGTTGGCCTTACGTACTTCCTTATGTCTATAACACCATCCAATGCCCCCATGGCCAAGTATGCAAGTTCAAGGGCTATAGCTCCTAAAGTTCTCGTTCTCTTCACCTTATTCACAAGTTCTATTCCCCTTCCTCTCGTGTAAAAGCTTATTGCTGGCTTTTCACTAGGCTTCCTAACTCTAATTTTTCTGCCGTTTAGATATGCACCTTTGCCAGGAATTCCTTCAAATAGCCTATCCATCACGGGCTCGTATATAAAGGCGTAAACAGGTTCTTTACCTTCAAATACCGCTACACTTACTGCAAAAAAGGGAATTCCAGCTATGAAATTATAGGATCCATCAAGAGGATCTACAAGAACCGTATACTTACTTCCCCGGTCTATAGTGCCAACTTCTTCACTAACTATGTTAACGCCCAATCCCCTAAGCTTTGCAAGTATGGAATCTTCGGCTACCTTGTCTATCAGCTTAGTCTCGTCCCCACTGGGACTTATTGCTATAGTTTCAGATGCCCTAGGATCCCCAAACAGCGCCATAACGTTAGTTTCAACTTCATGTATCACATCAAGGGCAACCTTTCTCCACCACTTCACATCCATGGCTAAGCCCCCAAGAGCATTCTTAACAAATTCCTCGTTCCTGGGGCGAACCCCAGGATAAATATCACCATCCTAATGAAGTCTAATAACTCTTTGTCCTCACCCTCCTCTTCAAGCTTCCTCATTATCCAGAGAGCCAGATAGAGAACAGTAAATTTGAGCACGTACATTACTGCAGCCGTCCCGGTTAGGCCTATCAAAAGCCTAGGTAAGACATGCTGTTCCCAGTACCCCATAAAGTCCACTCCAACGAATGTCGTCGTTGCATCGTAGAAGTGAACGTAAAAGAGGTAAGAGTTTTCCCTAACTATTGACAGCTTCTTGGTCATTAGGTAAACTACCAGCTCAGCTAGTATCAGGAAGGGGATGAAGTACTTCAAAACGGTAAAGTTAAAGTGTATCTTTTCAAGGTTCGCTCCCATGGCCACAAAATCTACCATAACGAGAGCCCAACCGAACCACAAGAAGACTCTCCAGCCCTTAAAGAATTTCCAAGAGATTATCAGGACTGGGGAGCCTATGAAAGACACCAAGAAATATATCCCGGGAGAAACAGTGATGTACGTTCTAGGATAAACACCAGCATCAGTTAAGGCCCTAGTAAATGCCCCAAATACCATATAGGGAATTAAAGCCCTAAAGAAGGCTTTATCAATTTTTATTTTCATCTTCTTGAGACCCTTATATACGATTAGCGTTGCTATCCCCAAGATTATCGCATAAACGAGTGTATTAACGGGGTTATAACCCGTATTATATTTTATCGGGTTTACAAAGTATTTTTCAAAGAACTCTTTTAGCATTCGACCACCGATAAGAAAGAGGCAAGGGAATTAAAAAGATTTTTGAAGAAATCAGAACATCGGACAGACATCCTTCTCTGTTGGAGGCTCTGGATTGAGGCCCTTCCTCTGTCTGATCTGCCTTATGATCTGAATTGCTAACTCATTAGGCACCTTCTTGAACCCAGCGTGCTCGGTGCTCCACAATGCCCTACCACTCGTTGCACTTCTTATGGCCCCTGCGAATCCGAACATCTCAGCCACTGGAGCTTCTGCGATTATCGTCATGACCTCTCCTTCCTGCCTCATGTCGACGAGCTGACCTCTCCTCTGGCTGATCTCCCTGCTAACGGCACCCATGTATTCATAGGGAATGTTGATGATGACCTTCTGGTATGGCTCATAGAGAACTGGACCGGCCTTCATCATTGCACAGTGGATTGCGGTTCTAATTGCCGGGTAAATCTGGGCTGGACCTCTGTGGACGTTGTCCTCGTGCACCTGAGCATCAAGCAACCTAACGATGACCTTCATTACTGGCTCCCTGGCAAGTGGACCCTCGTCCATGGCCTGGTGGAATCCATCGATTAGGAGGTCCATTACCTCGTTGAGATACTGGATACCCTTGGTGTTGTCGAGGAACATGTTACCGTTGTACACGTCAACGATACCCCTCGCGATCTCATAATCCATACCAAGCTCGGCCAGCTTCTTGGCAACTTCCTTCGGATTCTTGATCCTGCCCTCTGGGATTATTCCTTCCTTGATAGCGTTGTAGATCTCGTCTGGCATTGGCTCAACCACTATGTAGAACCTGTTGTGCTTGTTTGGCGACTTACCCTCAACCATTGGACTTGGCTTGGTTATGCTCTCCCTGTAAACGACTATTGGCTCTGAAACCTCTATGTCAATTCCCCAGTCCCTCTTGAGCTTGTGGAGCTTGACCTCGAGGTGTAGCTCACCCATGCCGCTGAGGAGGTGCTGACCGGTCTCCTCGTCGATCTTAACATGGAGCGTTGGGTCTTCCTTAGCTAACTGCCTTAGGGCTTCAATGAGCCTCGGGAGATCCTTAACGTTCTTAGCCTCAATTGCAACGGTAACAACGGGCTCGCTGACATAGTGGAGCGCCTCAAATGGCTCAATTGGCTCCTGAGCTACGGTCTCACCGGCCATAGCATCCCTCAAACCTGTTACGGCAACGATGTTTCCTGCGGGAACTGCATCCATGTTTATCCTCTCTGGACCCATGTAGATACCGACCTGCTGGATCCTAGCCTTCCTCTTGCTGTTGATCAGATGAACCTCCATACCGCTCTTCACGGTTCCGCTCCAGACTCTACCAGTTGCAACCTCTCCAGCGTGCTTGTCGATGATGATCTTGGTAACGACCATGACCATCTTACCCTTCGGATCACAGTTGAGCATCGCCTGTCCGATATCACTGTTAATGTCTCCCTGCCAAAGGTGTGGGATCCTGTACTTCTGGGCCTCAATCGGATTTGGCAGGTGCCTGACGACCATGTCGAGGACAACAACGTGGAGCGGAGCCTTCTGCCTTAAGGTCTTGTTGTCGCCCTTGAGTGTGAGGTCAATTATCTCGTTGAACTTAACACCAGTCCTCTGCATAAATGGAACACTCAACGCCCAGTTGTAGTATGCTGAACCAAAGGCAACGCTACCGTCCTCAACCCTAACAATCCACTTCTTCTTATACTCTTCAGGTGCGTACCTCTGGATGAGCCTGTTAACGTCCATAATTATCTTTGAGAACCTCTCCATCATCTGCTGTGGAGTTAGCTTAAGCTCCCTAATAAGCCTGTCAACCTTGTTGATGAAGAGGACGGGCTTAACGTACTCCCTCAACGCCTGCCTGACGACAGTTTCAGTCTGAGGCATAACTCCCTCAACTGCATCAACCACGATGATAACTCCGTCGATGGCCCTCATTGCTCTGGTGACGTCACCACCGAAATCAACGTGACCTGGGGTATCGATGAGGTTAATCAGGTAGTCCTTCCCCTCGTAGTTGTGAACCATTGAGACGTTCGCTGCGTTAATGGTAATACCTCTCGCCTGCTCCTGCTCGTCAAAGTCGAGGACAAGCTGCTTTCCTGCGAGCTCCTCACTGATCATTCCAGCTCCAGCCAAGAGATTATCGCTCAGTGTGGTTTTACCGTGGTCAATATGAGCGGCTATACCGATATTTCTAATCCTTTCAGGCTGGAGCATGAGTTCCTTAATCTTTGCGATCATTTCCTCTCTCCTACCCATTTCCACCACCCTCGATGAGCTTGCTCGGGTTTACTTAAAAGGTAGGGTTATAAAGCTTTTCCCAACTGTTAAAAGCTCTTTTAGTTTTATACCAACGCCACGTCATAAGTCAAGCATTAGAGAACCCAAGTAAATCAAAGATCTATGGCATCCATAGCAACCTTAATCCACCTTAGGTAGGAGTTTACAGTTCCACGCATGGCAGAAGAATCGGTGGCTTTTATATCGATGATTATCCTCTTCCTCTCCAGCCTAAACTTTATCTCGCTCCTCCTGTAGGGAACGCTCAAATGCTCGTAAAGGACGGCCTCATAAACTACTTTAGCTATGTCTTCAGAAGGGAACTCAATCACTATTCTCCCTCTTACCTTCTTTGCCTTCACCTTCCCTCCTCCTGGGAACTTTAATTCCAAGGGCCTCCTTATAGTCCCACCTTCTCCCGTCCTCCATTATCCATATCTTAACGTTGATTAAAGGGCCGACTGGCCTTTCCTTCGTAACGTCAAGCCTATAGAAGTTTATCGACATGCCCCTTGGGTGTCGTTCTATAACGGCCAGAATATCCGTGTTGTAGCGGTCGGCTATCGAGGTTAAGCTTTTATCTCCCCTAGGGACGAACTTTCCAGTTGTGAGCTCAGCGAAAACCTGGGCAAAGGCCAAGTGATCCAAACCCACTCTTTTGGCCGTTGTAACGATAAGAGGCATATCCTCCCTTATCGGATTAAGCCCCTTAAATCCCATCTCCCTCTGAAGCTTTATGCCATGGAGGTACAAGTAGCCTAGATAACCCCAGTCCTCAGGGTCAACCTTAATGAATGTCATCTTCAGGGGATTGCCCTTCCAAACATTGAGAATTAGTAACCTTTCATAACCCCTATCGTAAGCCTCCATTAAAAGCTCCTGAATGGTCTTCTTCCCCCTAGTCATATATAGAGAATTAGGGAAAACTTTCTCCAAGTCATGACCAAAGCTCCTAGTTCTTCTTGTAGGTCTATGGGATGTGGTAATGAGCATCATGGCTATCCCTTCGAAGTTAAAGAGAAGAAGTTAAAAAGCTTAGCTAGATGGCCTTTACCCTTCTCGGAACCTTGGGCCTTGGCTTGTAAAGTATCTTGCTACCGCAGTAGGGGCAACGGAGATCTCTAGTAATCGAGAGATCAAGCTTTACCTCCCTACCACACTTGGCGCACCTGTATATGGCCTCAACCATGAGGCATCACTCTGTTACCCTCTTAGCGACCTTACCAGCCGGAGTAACTGGGAGGTAAGCTCCTCCGGCAAAGATAGCTCCGCACTTCTGGCACTGCCATATTCCAGTGCTAATCCTCTTCACTGCCCTTCTTCCACAGACTGGACAGACATGCTTCTGTCTCATCTTTGCCTCTACTGCCGCAACTCTCCTTCTGATCTTAAGACCGTACCTAGCCCCAAACCTTCCAGCTGAACCTACCTTTTTGGTGCCGCTCATGAGCATCACCCCATAATCGTGAGCTGAAGGGTGTAGGGGAAGTAGGCTTTATAAAGTTTAAGCATCCCTCGTGGCCACTATCCTTACTCCTTCGAATTCTGCAATCACATCGCCAACTCTAATCGGAGG from Pyrococcus kukulkanii includes the following:
- a CDS encoding ABC transporter ATP-binding protein; protein product: MLLECSNLSKSYGKIKALDNVSFTLEKGLSYILGPNGSGKTTFIKIVSNIIPPDSGEIKILKKHYLNLKPNDISFSYEKTVFPSSIRIIDYLHTIGEFRGNDNTDEILSLFDLESVKTKKFGELSQGYKRRFLVASAFVGFPKVVFLDEPFSNVDIIAKKKMMETFLELKKKINIIIVSHVFINIDKVDSIVVLHNGKVIKNLMKNELKNISGFRAVFEDGTVIINNVGEINRLVSQGKRIVSIEPLSLEKWLAEQF
- a CDS encoding DEAD/DEAH box helicase, whose product is MYLKKELLQPRLYQEVIYAKCKERNCLIVLPTGLGKTIIAMMIADYRLSKYGGKVLMLAPTKPLVLQHAETFRKFFNLPQDKIVALTGEKSPSDRQRAWARAKVIVATPQTIENDLLVGRISLEDVVLLIFDEAHRAVGNYAYVYIAKEYREQAKNPLVIGLTASPGSTPEKIIEVLNNLGIEHVEYRSESSPDVRPYVQGIKFEWIRVDLPELYKEVRKLLREMLRDTLKPLAEAALIDSSSPDIPKKEILRAGQIINEEMAKGNHDLRKYLLFHAMALKLHHAIELLETQGLSALRAYLKKLYEEARSGSTKASKELFSDKRMKKAISLLVQARELGLDHPKMDKLKELIKEQIKEKPNSKIIVFTNYRETAKKLVEELSKEGFKVKRFVGQASKENDRGMSQREQKLVLDAFARGEFNVLVATSVGEEGLDVPEVDLVVFYEPVPSAIRSIQRRGRTGRHRPGRVVILMAKGTRDEAYYWSSRQKEKIMQETIRKVSQMIKKQRQTSLEAFVQKVESEKKGLEAWLSREEPKEEKGREEKKGIKVVVDSRELRSEVVKRLKTLGIKLEFKTLDVGDYIVSEDVAIERKSANDFIQSIIDGRLFDQVKRLKEAYPRPIMIIEGQLYGIRNVHPNAIRGAIAAVTVDFGVPVIFSSNPEETAQYIFLIAKREQEEKEREVRIRSEKKAVTLAERQRLIVEGLPHVSATLAKRLLRHFGTVERVFTASEAELMKVEGIGEKIAREIRKVITAPYREEG
- a CDS encoding bifunctional fructose-bisphosphatase/inositol-phosphate phosphatase, with product MDVKWWRKVALDVIHEVETNVMALFGDPRASETIAISPSGDETKLIDKVAEDSILAKLRGLGVNIVSEEVGTIDRGSKYTVLVDPLDGSYNFIAGIPFFAVSVAVFEGKEPVYAFIYEPVMDRLFEGIPGKGAYLNGRKIRVRKPSEKPAISFYTRGRGIELVNKVKRTRTLGAIALELAYLAMGALDGVIDIRKYVRPTDIAAGVIIAREAGALVKDSDGRDIEVSFSATEKLDIIAVNSEELLNTILTELKK
- a CDS encoding DUF63 family protein, whose protein sequence is MLKEFFEKYFVNPIKYNTGYNPVNTLVYAIILGIATLIVYKGLKKMKIKIDKAFFRALIPYMVFGAFTRALTDAGVYPRTYITVSPGIYFLVSFIGSPVLIISWKFFKGWRVFLWFGWALVMVDFVAMGANLEKIHFNFTVLKYFIPFLILAELVVYLMTKKLSIVRENSYLFYVHFYDATTTFVGVDFMGYWEQHVLPRLLIGLTGTAAVMYVLKFTVLYLALWIMRKLEEEGEDKELLDFIRMVIFILGFAPGTRNLLRMLLGA
- a CDS encoding elongation factor EF-2 is translated as MGRREEMIAKIKELMLQPERIRNIGIAAHIDHGKTTLSDNLLAGAGMISEELAGKQLVLDFDEQEQARGITINAANVSMVHNYEGKDYLINLIDTPGHVDFGGDVTRAMRAIDGVIIVVDAVEGVMPQTETVVRQALREYVKPVLFINKVDRLIRELKLTPQQMMERFSKIIMDVNRLIQRYAPEEYKKKWIVRVEDGSVAFGSAYYNWALSVPFMQRTGVKFNEIIDLTLKGDNKTLRQKAPLHVVVLDMVVRHLPNPIEAQKYRIPHLWQGDINSDIGQAMLNCDPKGKMVMVVTKIIIDKHAGEVATGRVWSGTVKSGMEVHLINSKRKARIQQVGIYMGPERINMDAVPAGNIVAVTGLRDAMAGETVAQEPIEPFEALHYVSEPVVTVAIEAKNVKDLPRLIEALRQLAKEDPTLHVKIDEETGQHLLSGMGELHLEVKLHKLKRDWGIDIEVSEPIVVYRESITKPSPMVEGKSPNKHNRFYIVVEPMPDEIYNAIKEGIIPEGRIKNPKEVAKKLAELGMDYEIARGIVDVYNGNMFLDNTKGIQYLNEVMDLLIDGFHQAMDEGPLAREPVMKVIVRLLDAQVHEDNVHRGPAQIYPAIRTAIHCAMMKAGPVLYEPYQKVIINIPYEYMGAVSREISQRRGQLVDMRQEGEVMTIIAEAPVAEMFGFAGAIRSATSGRALWSTEHAGFKKVPNELAIQIIRQIRQRKGLNPEPPTEKDVCPMF
- the pcc1 gene encoding KEOPS complex subunit Pcc1, producing the protein MKAKKVRGRIVIEFPSEDIAKVVYEAVLYEHLSVPYRRSEIKFRLERKRIIIDIKATDSSAMRGTVNSYLRWIKVAMDAIDL
- a CDS encoding ribosomal biogenesis protein, translating into MMLITTSHRPTRRTRSFGHDLEKVFPNSLYMTRGKKTIQELLMEAYDRGYERLLILNVWKGNPLKMTFIKVDPEDWGYLGYLYLHGIKLQREMGFKGLNPIREDMPLIVTTAKRVGLDHLAFAQVFAELTTGKFVPRGDKSLTSIADRYNTDILAVIERHPRGMSINFYRLDVTKERPVGPLINVKIWIMEDGRRWDYKEALGIKVPRRREGEGKEGKRENSD
- a CDS encoding DNA-directed RNA polymerase subunit P, whose protein sequence is MVEAIYRCAKCGREVKLDLSITRDLRCPYCGSKILYKPRPKVPRRVKAI
- a CDS encoding 50S ribosomal protein L37ae, which codes for MSGTKKVGSAGRFGARYGLKIRRRVAAVEAKMRQKHVCPVCGRRAVKRISTGIWQCQKCGAIFAGGAYLPVTPAGKVAKRVTE